A DNA window from Mucilaginibacter xinganensis contains the following coding sequences:
- a CDS encoding sodium/sugar symporter — translation MKTLSYGDYAVFLIYFIIVSGYGWWVYKRKHNADATSKDYFLAEGSLTWWAIGASLIASNISAEQFIGTSGSAFKMGLAISTYEWMAAITLIIVAVFFIPVYLKNKIFTMPQFLHQRYNGTVAMVMAIFWLLLYIVVNLMSILYLGALAISGISGIDIHLCIWLLAAFSIVITLGGMKVIGYTDVIQVAVLILGGLMATYLALTLLSEKEGTTGLLNGFKILHSEASDHFHMIFKKDNPNYMDLPGLTVLIGGMWITNLNYWGCNQYITQRALGANLKTARGGILFAAFLKLLMPVIVVLPGIAAYLLYQKGMFHQEMMSSSGVIDPNKAYPSLLNLLPTGLKGLSFAALTAAIVASLAGKANSIATIFTLDIYKKAINPDATDKKLVVLGKWSVVVAMVLGIILSELIGKALMGEGKQGFQYIQEYTGFVSPGIFAMFILGFFWKKATSNAAMFATVGGFIFSCFFKVLPRFADLRFLSPYGFSKLALQDDKVTSLYEIPFLDRMGFVFIICVVGMFIISKIDQARGVTTNGLEIDSSMFKTSKGFLAGALIITGIVVALYSIFW, via the coding sequence CTGAAAACCCTCTCGTATGGCGATTATGCTGTATTCCTGATCTACTTTATTATCGTATCCGGCTATGGCTGGTGGGTTTATAAACGTAAGCATAACGCCGATGCCACTTCTAAAGATTATTTTCTGGCAGAGGGATCACTTACCTGGTGGGCTATCGGGGCTTCATTAATAGCTTCAAATATCTCGGCTGAGCAGTTTATCGGAACAAGTGGGTCAGCCTTTAAAATGGGCCTGGCCATTTCAACTTACGAGTGGATGGCTGCTATTACGCTGATCATTGTAGCGGTATTTTTTATCCCGGTGTATCTTAAAAATAAGATTTTCACCATGCCGCAATTTCTTCACCAGCGTTATAATGGAACGGTAGCAATGGTAATGGCTATCTTTTGGCTGTTGCTGTATATCGTGGTTAATTTAATGTCTATTTTATACCTGGGCGCGCTGGCAATCAGCGGCATCTCTGGGATTGACATTCACCTTTGTATCTGGTTGCTGGCAGCGTTTTCCATTGTTATTACATTGGGCGGGATGAAAGTTATTGGTTACACAGATGTTATCCAGGTGGCTGTACTTATTTTAGGTGGACTGATGGCTACCTATCTTGCATTAACGCTTTTGAGCGAAAAAGAAGGTACCACAGGGCTGTTGAATGGATTCAAAATTCTACATTCCGAAGCTTCTGATCACTTCCACATGATCTTTAAAAAGGACAATCCAAATTATATGGACCTTCCTGGATTAACCGTATTGATAGGCGGCATGTGGATTACTAACCTTAACTATTGGGGCTGTAATCAATACATTACGCAAAGGGCGTTGGGCGCTAATCTTAAGACAGCAAGAGGCGGTATCCTGTTTGCGGCTTTCCTTAAGCTGCTAATGCCGGTTATTGTGGTATTGCCTGGTATCGCCGCTTACCTGCTTTATCAGAAAGGAATGTTCCACCAGGAGATGATGAGCTCATCAGGGGTTATCGATCCAAATAAAGCTTACCCATCATTACTAAACCTGTTGCCTACCGGCCTAAAAGGACTGTCGTTTGCGGCATTAACCGCTGCTATTGTTGCTTCGCTTGCGGGTAAGGCTAATAGTATTGCTACAATTTTTACGCTCGACATCTATAAAAAAGCCATTAACCCCGATGCTACCGACAAAAAGTTAGTGGTTTTGGGTAAATGGTCGGTAGTTGTGGCTATGGTGTTGGGTATTATTTTATCCGAACTGATAGGTAAAGCACTGATGGGCGAAGGCAAGCAGGGCTTCCAGTATATCCAGGAATATACCGGGTTCGTTTCACCTGGCATCTTCGCTATGTTTATTCTTGGCTTCTTTTGGAAAAAAGCTACCTCTAACGCAGCAATGTTTGCTACCGTGGGCGGTTTCATCTTCTCCTGCTTCTTTAAGGTATTACCCCGTTTTGCCGATCTGCGTTTCCTTTCGCCTTATGGCTTTTCAAAACTCGCATTGCAGGATGATAAGGTGACCAGCCTTTATGAGATCCCTTTCCTTGACCGTATGGGTTTTGTATTTATTATTTGCGTGGTTGGAATGTTCATCATTTCCAAAATTGATCAGGCGAGGGGTGTTACAACAAACGGGCTTGAAATTGACAGTTCAATGTTTAAAACTTCAAAAGGTTTTTTAGCGGGTGCACTTATCATCACCGGCATAGTGGTTGCTCTTTACTCCATTTTCTGGTAA
- a CDS encoding toxin-antitoxin system YwqK family antitoxin, translated as MKYYSFLVISLFYVCNCFAQDTVNKKNWLTGSVIERYKVLKTDEKTKVGAYTAFYKRRTLIASGNYSKGVRSGIWTFYDEEGRLNEKYDFDKSEFLFLAPLDTATDIQFKFDGEIKVTDRLTRPLKPGGIYYGFIPFVNAFKVPFDTEGVNMNYFDAFVELLVSPGGRLADYKVHLVSRAYQYTQTISLSLALFSEENKQFVPATLNRQPILSRIFIRCSVESDGSLDFY; from the coding sequence GTGAAATACTACTCTTTCTTAGTTATAAGCCTGTTTTATGTATGCAATTGTTTTGCACAGGATACTGTTAACAAAAAAAACTGGTTAACGGGTTCGGTCATTGAGCGGTACAAGGTTTTAAAAACAGATGAAAAAACCAAAGTTGGTGCTTACACGGCGTTTTATAAACGCAGAACATTAATAGCCAGTGGCAATTATAGTAAAGGTGTACGCAGCGGCATCTGGACTTTTTATGATGAAGAAGGAAGGCTAAATGAAAAATACGATTTCGACAAAAGCGAGTTTCTTTTCCTGGCACCGCTTGATACAGCAACTGACATCCAGTTTAAATTTGATGGGGAGATAAAGGTTACAGACAGGCTTACCCGACCGCTTAAGCCAGGCGGAATTTACTATGGCTTTATTCCATTTGTAAACGCATTTAAAGTTCCGTTTGATACGGAAGGCGTTAATATGAATTATTTTGATGCTTTTGTTGAACTATTGGTAAGCCCGGGCGGCAGGCTTGCAGATTACAAGGTACACCTGGTATCACGAGCGTATCAATACACCCAAACTATAAGTTTGTCCCTTGCGCTTTTTAGCGAAGAAAATAAACAATTTGTGCCGGCAACTTTAAACCGGCAACCTATTTTATCGCGTATTTTTATCCGTTGCTCTGTTGAAAGCGACGGCAGTCTGGATTTTTACTAG
- a CDS encoding TlpA family protein disulfide reductase, with translation MKNKITLMVIMLMASLNSFAQFKLSGRIKNFKGTDSITLNIPLVYGNFSENDTRIPISDKGGFVDKIMVTTQKFATFYYKNKMTTILLSPGKSLSLLIDSVGKITGFSGTGAEENKLLYQAKLTEPPFFLQGDYKTNPYAKLQVAELQEKLVKPWFKIRDENIARVKGSKIAANDKKLIESEIYYQAYNELNYFARGVMPADKKMVGEFIIRNFDGLQPNPKTFPAGPWYYYFVENYVSYLDSKIFMQYEPTDVRSKEAFRKVYHMELDSAFAVVKRNGKSYIRWYLMKQYFSKSVAEQYLAQAIWKECREKDISHVTPLMDDFKTNFPNSSYMAILQRRVNTLELLGRQNEQLKNIDVFAGYDKVKSIYEVVNTFKGKVIYLDVWGTWCGPCKRELTFNPRLKQRFKDKDVVFVYLDMDADEKDADWRKFIRLNGITGIHLRKSNSEIQQFWEELLPGKKERLYPSYFIFDKTGKLVLADTKQPSDGEELYTEIEKYL, from the coding sequence ATGAAAAATAAAATTACATTAATGGTCATTATGTTAATGGCCAGCCTCAATAGCTTTGCCCAATTTAAACTAAGCGGGCGCATTAAAAACTTTAAAGGCACTGATTCAATCACTTTAAATATCCCGTTAGTTTATGGCAATTTCAGTGAAAATGATACAAGGATACCTATTAGTGATAAGGGCGGGTTTGTTGATAAAATTATGGTGACGACACAAAAATTCGCCACGTTTTATTACAAGAATAAAATGACCACTATTTTATTAAGCCCGGGGAAATCTCTTAGTTTATTGATTGATTCGGTGGGGAAGATCACCGGCTTCAGCGGCACGGGCGCTGAAGAAAACAAGCTGCTTTACCAGGCCAAACTGACTGAACCACCCTTCTTTTTGCAGGGCGATTACAAAACCAATCCTTATGCCAAACTCCAGGTTGCTGAACTACAGGAGAAACTGGTAAAGCCGTGGTTTAAGATCAGGGACGAAAATATTGCGCGTGTAAAAGGTTCCAAAATAGCCGCCAATGATAAAAAACTGATCGAATCGGAAATATATTACCAGGCTTATAATGAGCTCAATTACTTTGCCCGTGGTGTTATGCCTGCCGATAAAAAAATGGTTGGTGAATTTATTATCAGAAATTTTGATGGTCTGCAACCCAACCCAAAAACATTTCCTGCCGGCCCCTGGTACTATTATTTTGTTGAAAACTACGTTAGCTACCTGGATAGCAAGATCTTTATGCAGTACGAACCAACCGATGTGCGCAGCAAAGAAGCGTTCCGGAAAGTTTACCACATGGAACTTGACAGCGCGTTTGCGGTGGTTAAAAGAAATGGAAAAAGTTATATCCGATGGTATTTGATGAAGCAGTACTTTAGCAAAAGTGTAGCCGAACAATATCTTGCCCAGGCTATCTGGAAAGAGTGCCGGGAAAAAGATATCAGCCACGTTACACCGCTGATGGACGACTTTAAAACCAATTTCCCCAACAGCAGCTATATGGCGATATTACAGCGCAGGGTAAATACGCTTGAGTTATTGGGCAGACAAAACGAACAGCTTAAAAATATTGATGTATTTGCAGGTTATGACAAAGTAAAATCTATTTACGAAGTGGTGAATACCTTTAAGGGAAAAGTAATATATTTAGACGTTTGGGGAACCTGGTGCGGCCCGTGCAAAAGGGAACTAACCTTTAATCCGAGGCTAAAACAGCGCTTTAAGGATAAAGATGTAGTATTTGTGTACCTGGATATGGACGCCGATGAAAAGGACGCCGACTGGAGAAAATTTATCAGGCTGAACGGGATAACCGGCATACATTTGCGTAAAAGCAATAGCGAGATCCAACAGTTTTGGGAAGAGTTGCTGCCCGGAAAAAAGGAGCGGCTATATCCAAGCTACTTTATTTTCGACAAAACCGGCAAACTTGTACTGGCCGATACCAAACAACCGAGCGACGGTGAAGAACTTTATACCGAAATAGAAAAATACCTTTAA
- a CDS encoding sensor histidine kinase yields MKFRNIEICIATVLLLIAIYSLFGSVNGYWTGRYSENAWGMARFREKGLHFNFFVNYMLPFIIVYVTVYASFIWVACSLPNKFITAQKWYNAFLTIIAGIMVTWGLFVLKDCLDRPYDDNVLPDSLFRELGVAVAVNAAIVGYVIFKQFVFWALTLKQAKSSWKTNTIVTDIIWFLLLWGIAMFGIAVFEPYWGFAFFLALIIPCCFIIYLVCFYHIIPKYYQQNENGPFWLMIVLISLAINIPFNGAYSARASYSGLSFVVLFSFIWMIQIAVIVPISLYLYKVKRERSAELNNLKTELGTSNAGLQFLRSQINPHFLFNALNTLYGTALMENAEKTGEGIQKLGDMMRFMLHENNQDKIALSREISYLHNYIDLQNLRIASSPNINIEVSIENIAGYDEIAPMLLIPFVENAYKHGISLKAKSWIIVNLFKKGNMLHLDVHNSIHPPKENDPERHHSGTGLENVKQRLALLYPGKHELVIRQNTQEFFIHLSLTLSVQKY; encoded by the coding sequence ATGAAATTCAGGAACATAGAAATCTGCATTGCAACTGTTTTATTATTGATAGCCATTTATAGCCTATTTGGCTCAGTTAACGGCTATTGGACCGGACGCTATTCGGAAAACGCCTGGGGTATGGCCCGTTTCAGGGAGAAGGGGCTCCATTTCAATTTCTTCGTAAACTATATGCTTCCATTTATCATAGTATATGTAACTGTGTATGCCTCATTTATTTGGGTGGCCTGCTCCCTGCCTAACAAATTTATCACTGCGCAAAAGTGGTACAATGCTTTTTTAACCATTATTGCGGGCATAATGGTTACCTGGGGGCTTTTTGTTTTAAAAGACTGCCTTGACAGGCCTTACGACGACAATGTACTGCCTGACTCGCTATTCAGGGAATTAGGTGTAGCCGTTGCCGTAAACGCGGCAATAGTAGGGTACGTAATTTTTAAACAATTTGTATTTTGGGCATTAACACTGAAACAGGCAAAGTCTTCCTGGAAAACTAATACTATTGTTACCGATATTATTTGGTTTTTATTACTATGGGGAATTGCCATGTTTGGCATTGCTGTTTTTGAGCCTTATTGGGGGTTTGCTTTCTTCCTCGCGCTCATTATCCCCTGCTGTTTTATAATCTACCTTGTTTGTTTTTATCACATTATTCCAAAATATTACCAGCAGAACGAAAACGGGCCATTTTGGTTAATGATCGTGTTGATCTCGCTGGCTATCAACATTCCCTTCAATGGAGCTTATTCTGCCAGAGCGTCATACTCAGGGCTAAGTTTTGTAGTGCTATTTTCCTTTATCTGGATGATACAGATTGCTGTAATCGTTCCGATAAGCCTGTATTTGTATAAAGTAAAACGAGAAAGAAGTGCTGAACTTAATAACCTAAAAACAGAACTGGGTACATCAAATGCGGGGCTGCAATTTTTACGTTCGCAGATCAATCCGCATTTCTTATTTAATGCCCTCAATACCCTTTACGGTACAGCGTTGATGGAAAATGCAGAAAAAACAGGTGAGGGCATCCAGAAGTTGGGCGATATGATGCGTTTTATGCTGCATGAAAACAACCAGGATAAGATAGCATTGAGCCGCGAGATCAGCTACCTGCACAATTATATCGACCTGCAAAACCTCCGGATAGCTTCATCGCCCAATATAAATATTGAAGTGAGTATTGAGAATATTGCAGGCTATGATGAGATCGCACCTATGCTGCTGATCCCGTTTGTTGAAAATGCTTATAAGCATGGCATTAGCCTGAAAGCCAAATCATGGATAATTGTCAACCTGTTTAAAAAAGGTAATATGCTGCACCTTGATGTACACAACAGTATTCATCCCCCAAAAGAAAACGATCCGGAGCGCCATCACTCCGGCACCGGCCTTGAAAATGTAAAACAACGGCTGGCGCTACTTTATCCCGGCAAACATGAACTGGTTATCCGGCAAAATACGCAGGAGTTTTTTATCCATCTTTCCCTAACACTATCTGTCCAAAAATATTAG
- the uxuA gene encoding mannonate dehydratase, with product MFSNLEQTFRWYGPADAVTLTSISQTGATGVVTALHHVPSGEVWSLDEIETRKSVIQAAGLTWSVVESVNIHESIKTAAADRDQYIEKYIATLKNLYKANVKTVCYNFMPVLDWTRTDIDYRLPNGASALRFHAPALAAFDLYILEREAAYIEFNTDEQKAAKKYLDGIGKDAKKALVKNVMAGLPGTDKVLTIAEFKDHLEKYKNIDAGMLKQNLAYFLQAIIPEAEQLGIKMCIHPDDPPFPIFGLPRVISTEADLEFVINASPSGSNGLTFCTGSLGAREDNDLPGIVDRLGKHIHFLHLRNVQREADGSFYEANHLAGSTDMYAVMKNVILEQKRRAESGREDIAIPMRPDHGHKLLDDFSYNTFPGYSAIGRLKGLAELRGLEMGIKRGL from the coding sequence ATGTTCAGTAATTTAGAACAAACTTTTCGCTGGTATGGCCCTGCTGACGCTGTTACGTTAACAAGCATCAGCCAAACAGGGGCTACCGGTGTGGTAACCGCGCTGCATCATGTTCCCAGCGGCGAAGTGTGGAGCCTTGATGAAATAGAAACCCGTAAAAGTGTGATCCAGGCTGCGGGGCTCACCTGGTCGGTGGTGGAAAGTGTTAACATTCACGAAAGCATTAAAACGGCAGCCGCCGACCGTGATCAGTACATCGAAAAATATATAGCAACACTTAAAAATCTGTATAAAGCGAACGTTAAAACAGTTTGTTACAATTTTATGCCGGTGCTTGACTGGACCCGTACCGATATTGATTATCGCCTTCCCAACGGTGCTTCGGCATTACGCTTTCATGCACCTGCGCTTGCCGCGTTTGACCTTTATATTCTTGAACGCGAAGCTGCATACATTGAGTTTAATACTGATGAACAAAAGGCTGCAAAAAAATATTTAGACGGGATTGGCAAGGATGCTAAAAAAGCGCTTGTTAAAAATGTCATGGCCGGTTTGCCCGGTACAGATAAGGTTTTGACTATAGCAGAATTTAAGGATCATCTTGAAAAATATAAGAATATTGATGCCGGAATGCTGAAACAAAACCTTGCTTATTTTCTGCAGGCAATAATTCCGGAAGCAGAGCAACTGGGGATAAAAATGTGCATCCATCCTGACGATCCGCCGTTCCCGATATTTGGCCTGCCGAGGGTGATTTCAACAGAAGCAGATCTTGAATTTGTGATAAATGCATCGCCATCGGGCAGTAATGGGCTCACGTTCTGTACGGGGTCATTAGGTGCAAGGGAGGATAACGACTTGCCGGGAATAGTTGACCGCCTGGGCAAACATATTCATTTCCTCCACTTACGTAATGTACAGCGCGAAGCTGATGGAAGCTTTTACGAAGCCAATCATTTAGCGGGGAGTACTGATATGTATGCCGTTATGAAAAACGTGATACTGGAGCAAAAGCGGCGGGCCGAAAGCGGGAGGGAGGATATTGCCATTCCGATGAGGCCTGATCATGGGCATAAGCTTCTGGATGATTTTAGCTATAATACTTTTCCCGGATATTCAGCAATCGGCAGGTTAAAAGGCCTGGCCGAGCTCCGTGGTTTAGAAATGGGGATAAAAAGAGGTTTATAG
- a CDS encoding tetratricopeptide repeat-containing sensor histidine kinase — translation MRVFILSLSLLLIFKISVAQMAAGGRSRSADTTAEYTQIDSLNNTAYNIYLTTPDAARKLAEDALLRSQKVEYELGKGRSFYNIGLIYWSQSYYTVSLFYLNSAINHLPVTRPLYLSDCFNALGRTYADLGNYNEAIVNLDKALRLSGKDSGRLAEVFSEKAYVYCALKNYNKAIADARYALQLNSKINATGNIAVLYARLGTIYRLKKDYPSALKHDSISYVMSKVMLNNRLRAKLYTEYAVVYKELNKYDLAISYAKRGVSLADSIGVFDAEKEGYKVLVGSYELKNDLRSALIYQKRYAGISDSVTALARQKTVRLIQNYHTLNSKLNDIKLMEISDRENKSKIKAQNRLILILLLSLLVLVSVLFVTFYLYKQKNLLSNKLRKQHSALSAQKELIEVQAANLQSVNGLKDKLLTVIGHDLRTPVANMGNIIEMFNDGYLTAAEVSDLMIEIGPVIKGAELTLLNLTEWAGSQIKGRNINSTNVDVFLLGVEMEQTFMHQLQIKSISFVNNAYAGRAVLADENHIKVILRNLVSNAIKFTGNNGNITLATQFENNTIIISISDTGKGMNLNEIERLFSINTHFSHSGTSGESGTGIGLLLCKELVELNGGKLAVRSAVGKGSTFYFNLPLIQAYV, via the coding sequence ATGAGGGTTTTTATACTATCGTTATCACTGCTGTTGATATTCAAAATATCCGTTGCTCAAATGGCGGCAGGTGGCCGATCACGGAGTGCCGATACGACCGCAGAATATACACAGATAGATAGCTTAAATAACACAGCCTACAATATATATCTTACAACTCCGGATGCCGCACGTAAATTGGCAGAAGATGCGCTTTTACGTTCTCAAAAAGTAGAATATGAATTAGGGAAAGGCCGCAGTTTTTATAATATAGGGCTTATCTACTGGTCGCAATCTTATTATACGGTTAGTTTATTTTATCTTAACTCGGCAATTAATCATTTGCCGGTAACCAGGCCCCTTTATCTTTCCGATTGTTTTAATGCACTTGGCCGTACCTATGCAGATTTGGGTAATTACAACGAGGCGATCGTCAATTTAGACAAAGCGTTACGCCTGTCCGGTAAAGACAGTGGCCGCCTTGCCGAAGTTTTTAGCGAAAAGGCCTACGTTTATTGTGCCCTTAAAAACTATAATAAAGCCATTGCTGATGCCCGGTATGCCCTGCAATTAAACTCAAAAATTAATGCAACGGGTAACATAGCGGTATTATATGCCCGCTTAGGTACAATTTACAGGTTAAAAAAGGACTATCCTTCAGCGCTTAAACATGATAGTATTTCATATGTGATGAGCAAAGTAATGCTTAACAACCGTTTAAGGGCTAAATTATATACGGAATATGCTGTGGTTTATAAGGAACTTAATAAATATGATCTTGCAATTAGCTACGCAAAAAGAGGGGTGAGCCTCGCGGATAGTATTGGGGTTTTCGATGCTGAAAAAGAAGGATATAAGGTTTTAGTGGGAAGCTATGAGCTGAAAAATGATTTGCGGAGCGCGTTGATTTATCAGAAAAGATACGCCGGTATTAGCGATAGCGTAACTGCGCTTGCCAGGCAAAAAACCGTCAGGTTGATCCAAAACTACCATACACTCAATTCAAAACTTAATGATATCAAGTTAATGGAGATCAGTGACAGGGAAAATAAGTCGAAAATAAAGGCCCAAAACAGGTTGATCCTAATATTATTGCTTTCATTGCTGGTTTTGGTGTCAGTGCTGTTCGTTACGTTTTATCTTTATAAACAGAAGAATTTATTAAGTAATAAGCTTAGAAAACAACACAGCGCTTTGTCGGCTCAAAAAGAACTGATTGAGGTACAAGCCGCTAATTTGCAATCTGTTAACGGGCTTAAGGACAAATTGCTTACAGTGATAGGTCACGATTTGCGCACGCCTGTTGCCAATATGGGTAATATTATTGAGATGTTTAATGATGGTTACTTAACAGCTGCTGAAGTAAGCGATTTAATGATAGAAATAGGCCCGGTTATAAAAGGGGCGGAGTTAACACTCTTAAACCTTACAGAGTGGGCGGGGAGCCAGATAAAAGGAAGGAATATAAACTCAACCAATGTTGATGTGTTTTTACTGGGAGTTGAAATGGAACAAACCTTTATGCACCAGCTGCAAATAAAAAGTATCAGCTTTGTTAATAATGCGTACGCCGGGCGGGCAGTATTGGCAGATGAGAACCATATAAAAGTTATTTTACGTAACCTGGTAAGCAATGCGATAAAGTTTACCGGCAACAACGGTAACATTACCCTGGCCACCCAATTTGAAAATAACACCATAATCATCAGTATCAGTGACACAGGCAAAGGAATGAACCTTAATGAAATTGAACGGTTGTTTTCAATCAATACCCACTTCTCCCATTCCGGTACTTCGGGAGAAAGCGGCACGGGGATAGGACTGTTATTATGTAAGGAACTTGTTGAGCTAAATGGCGGGAAATTGGCTGTGAGATCAGCTGTTGGCAAAGGCAGCACTTTTTACTTCAACCTGCCTTTAATACAAGCCTATGTTTAA
- a CDS encoding LytR/AlgR family response regulator transcription factor has protein sequence MIKAIAIDDEPFALEVIKSLAAKVPFMQVAEYFTDAFKAIDYLAKESVDLIFLDIKMPDISGIELMESLQQKPLVIFTTAYAEHAVTSYELNAIDYLLKPFAFTRFLKACHKANEQLLLKQKAPTVAASIFIKAGYEQIKIIFDDLLYLEGAGNYMSFIMNDGHRIMSRLTITEVVSLLPAELFARVHRSYIVNKLKVDRIERHQLHIGKNVIPVGGAFDGNILSSS, from the coding sequence ATGATAAAAGCCATAGCCATAGATGACGAACCGTTTGCGCTGGAAGTGATCAAATCGTTGGCTGCCAAAGTACCGTTTATGCAGGTGGCCGAATATTTCACAGATGCATTTAAGGCCATAGACTATTTGGCGAAAGAATCCGTGGACCTGATATTTTTGGATATAAAAATGCCGGATATTTCCGGCATTGAATTGATGGAAAGCCTTCAGCAAAAACCGCTGGTTATTTTCACTACTGCGTATGCCGAGCACGCGGTAACCAGCTACGAACTGAATGCCATTGATTACCTGCTGAAGCCATTTGCCTTTACCCGCTTTTTGAAAGCCTGCCATAAAGCGAATGAACAATTACTGCTTAAACAAAAAGCGCCTACAGTTGCTGCCAGTATTTTTATAAAAGCAGGTTATGAGCAAATAAAGATCATATTCGACGATTTGCTTTACCTTGAAGGCGCCGGCAATTATATGAGTTTCATTATGAATGATGGCCACAGGATTATGTCGCGGCTTACCATTACAGAGGTGGTTTCGTTATTGCCGGCCGAGCTTTTCGCAAGGGTACACCGCTCCTACATCGTTAACAAATTAAAGGTTGACAGAATTGAGCGGCACCAACTGCATATTGGTAAAAATGTGATTCCCGTTGGCGGGGCGTTTGACGGAAACATCTTATCATCATCGTAG
- a CDS encoding fatty acid desaturase, producing the protein MAFLNTVLEPPAYGWKDQFGELSKPTNGQILKEFFSRLNVFKSKKNWLSFLSWMLIVFLTPFLGLFIFKYFSITGLVVAFVYSMIIMGTHGTIWHHRYCTHGAYKFKNNFWRFVTQNLTLKIIPEEIYAVSHHVHHALSDQPGDPYNAQGGFLYCFLADVNHQPINRSMSEKDYAKCVNLMKHTGVTTNSYKQYQKWGTLVSPLRTITGIILNWGFWFAAFYLMGGPALACAVFGSAGIWAVGVRTFNFEGHGKGEDKRREGVDYNRNDMSINQIWPGYVAGEWHNNHHLYPKSARSGFKPYQVDMAFYYIKFLSIIGAVSSYRDSKKEFYADHCKVVIDDKQEYVSPPKSVLVTD; encoded by the coding sequence ATGGCTTTTTTAAACACAGTGCTTGAACCACCTGCGTACGGGTGGAAAGACCAATTTGGCGAACTTTCGAAGCCTACAAATGGTCAAATTTTAAAGGAATTCTTTTCAAGGCTTAACGTGTTTAAATCAAAAAAGAACTGGTTATCGTTTTTAAGCTGGATGCTGATCGTGTTTTTAACACCTTTTTTAGGCTTATTCATTTTTAAGTACTTTTCAATAACCGGCCTGGTTGTGGCCTTTGTTTACAGCATGATAATTATGGGTACCCATGGCACTATATGGCACCACCGCTATTGTACCCATGGTGCATATAAATTCAAAAACAATTTTTGGCGGTTTGTAACACAAAACCTTACGCTTAAAATAATCCCTGAAGAAATTTACGCGGTTTCACACCACGTGCATCATGCGTTATCTGATCAGCCGGGCGATCCGTATAACGCACAGGGCGGTTTCCTGTACTGTTTCCTTGCCGATGTAAACCATCAGCCAATAAATCGCAGCATGAGCGAAAAGGATTACGCTAAGTGTGTTAATTTAATGAAGCACACGGGGGTTACCACCAATAGCTATAAGCAATATCAAAAATGGGGCACTTTAGTGAGCCCGCTTCGCACCATTACCGGTATTATTTTGAACTGGGGTTTTTGGTTCGCAGCGTTTTATTTAATGGGAGGCCCTGCTTTGGCTTGCGCCGTGTTTGGTTCGGCTGGTATCTGGGCCGTTGGTGTGCGTACTTTTAACTTTGAAGGCCACGGTAAGGGCGAGGATAAGCGAAGGGAAGGGGTAGATTACAATCGGAATGATATGTCAATAAACCAGATCTGGCCCGGATATGTTGCCGGCGAGTGGCACAATAATCACCACCTTTATCCTAAAAGCGCCCGTTCAGGTTTTAAGCCTTACCAGGTTGATATGGCATTTTACTACATAAAATTTTTAAGCATCATTGGGGCAGTTAGCTCATACCGCGATTCGAAAAAGGAATTTTATGCGGACCATTGCAAAGTGGTTATTGATGACAAACAAGAATATGTATCACCGCCAAAGAGTGTTTTGGTGACAGATTGA